A portion of the uncultured Bacteroides sp. genome contains these proteins:
- a CDS encoding TIM-barrel domain-containing protein — protein sequence MANVSGDCSSYSLRGNRVTFHLTNSAGLQLQLCSQSVVKIWFSPNGNFQRKNSSFAIINEQLEDIDTIHVDEQPACYELFTSKLRIRVNKKPCSLQIFDKYQKLIFSDYADKGHVSEGSKKIEYKTLRRDEHFFGLGEKTGKMDRRGEAYKMWNSDKPCYSIAEDPLYKSIPFFMSSYHYGLFLDNTYKTEFKFGTESRDYYSFEAPDGEMVYYFIFGKDYKEIMGEYVELTGKAIMPPKWALGFAQCRGLLTNEKLTRDIAKGYRNRGIPCDIIYQDIGWTQNLQDFEWRKGNYENPKKMLSDLKEMGFKVIVSQDPVISQANEKQWKEADAMGYFVKDSVTGKSYDMPWPWGGNCGVVDFTLPKVADWWGAYQQKPIDDGVAGFWTDMGEPAWSNEDQTERLVMNHHLGMHDEIHNVYGLTWDKVVKEQFEKRNPDRRVFQMTRAAYAGLQRYTFGWTGDSGNGNDVLQGWGQLANQIPVTLSAGLGLIPFVTCDITGYCGDIEDYPAMAELYTRWIQFGAFNPLSRIHHEGDVAVEPWLFGAEAEQNAKAAIELKYRLMPYIYTYAREAHDKGLPIMRPMFMEYPLDAETIGTDAQFMFGKELLVAPVVKKGARTKNVYLPEGKWVNYNDKQTVLNGEQWTTVDAPLNVIPMFVKQGSIIPTMPVLNYTTERKVYPITFEVFPAQEGEMAQFSLYEDEGENLGYQRDEFIKTPISFRTLPKGYELTLFAREGKGYQTPGKRSFVFTVYTSALPKQITMDGKKLKKVKATVFNESIEGNTESITWTWDKEAHVCKVKLPDAGVQKQVLINY from the coding sequence ATGGCAAATGTTTCGGGAGATTGCTCTTCTTATTCTTTGCGGGGAAACCGGGTGACTTTTCACTTAACGAATAGTGCCGGACTTCAACTACAACTATGTAGTCAGTCGGTGGTGAAGATATGGTTTTCTCCGAATGGTAACTTTCAGCGAAAGAATTCTTCGTTTGCTATTATAAACGAGCAATTGGAAGACATAGACACCATTCATGTAGACGAACAACCTGCTTGTTATGAACTGTTTACTTCAAAACTTCGTATTCGGGTAAATAAAAAACCGTGTAGTCTGCAAATCTTCGACAAGTATCAGAAACTGATATTTAGCGATTATGCAGATAAGGGCCATGTGAGCGAAGGTTCTAAAAAGATTGAATACAAAACGTTGAGACGCGACGAACACTTTTTTGGTTTAGGTGAGAAGACAGGCAAAATGGATCGCAGGGGAGAGGCTTATAAAATGTGGAACAGTGATAAACCGTGCTACAGCATTGCCGAGGACCCTTTGTATAAGAGCATTCCGTTTTTTATGAGTAGCTATCACTATGGTCTGTTTTTAGATAATACGTATAAAACAGAGTTTAAGTTTGGCACTGAGAGCCGTGATTATTACAGTTTTGAAGCGCCCGATGGGGAGATGGTTTATTACTTTATCTTCGGCAAAGATTATAAGGAGATTATGGGTGAGTATGTGGAATTGACGGGTAAAGCCATTATGCCTCCCAAATGGGCGTTGGGTTTTGCACAATGCCGGGGTTTGCTGACGAACGAAAAGCTAACACGCGACATAGCGAAAGGATATCGCAACCGTGGAATTCCTTGTGATATTATCTATCAGGACATTGGTTGGACACAGAACTTGCAGGATTTTGAGTGGCGGAAAGGTAATTATGAAAATCCGAAGAAAATGTTGTCGGACTTAAAGGAGATGGGCTTTAAGGTGATTGTCTCTCAGGATCCGGTGATTTCGCAGGCCAATGAGAAACAATGGAAAGAGGCCGATGCGATGGGCTATTTTGTGAAAGACAGTGTTACCGGAAAAAGTTATGATATGCCTTGGCCATGGGGCGGAAACTGTGGCGTTGTGGACTTTACTCTTCCTAAAGTGGCCGATTGGTGGGGCGCTTATCAGCAAAAACCGATTGATGATGGTGTTGCCGGCTTCTGGACTGATATGGGTGAACCTGCATGGAGCAATGAAGACCAGACGGAGCGTTTGGTGATGAATCATCATTTGGGAATGCACGATGAAATTCATAATGTGTATGGACTGACTTGGGACAAGGTGGTGAAGGAACAATTTGAGAAACGTAATCCCGACCGTCGTGTATTCCAGATGACTCGCGCGGCTTATGCGGGCTTGCAGCGTTATACGTTTGGTTGGACAGGAGATAGCGGCAATGGAAATGATGTACTACAAGGGTGGGGACAATTAGCGAACCAGATTCCTGTCACGTTATCTGCGGGATTGGGGTTGATTCCGTTTGTGACTTGTGATATTACCGGTTATTGTGGCGATATTGAAGATTATCCGGCAATGGCCGAACTCTATACCCGTTGGATACAGTTTGGGGCATTTAATCCATTGAGCCGTATTCACCATGAAGGTGATGTGGCGGTTGAACCGTGGCTATTTGGTGCTGAAGCCGAACAGAATGCGAAAGCTGCCATCGAACTGAAATATCGTTTGATGCCCTATATTTATACCTATGCCCGGGAGGCTCATGATAAGGGATTGCCTATTATGCGCCCGATGTTTATGGAGTATCCGCTCGATGCGGAGACGATTGGAACAGATGCGCAGTTTATGTTTGGCAAAGAGTTACTGGTGGCTCCTGTGGTGAAAAAGGGTGCTCGTACTAAAAATGTTTATTTGCCCGAAGGGAAATGGGTGAATTATAATGATAAACAAACCGTGTTGAATGGTGAGCAGTGGACAACTGTTGATGCACCGCTAAACGTAATTCCGATGTTTGTGAAACAGGGTTCTATTATACCAACGATGCCTGTGCTGAATTATACAACTGAGAGAAAGGTCTACCCTATAACTTTTGAGGTGTTTCCTGCACAAGAGGGAGAGATGGCGCAGTTCTCTTTGTACGAAGATGAGGGAGAAAATTTGGGTTATCAGCGTGATGAGTTTATAAAAACGCCCATTAGCTTCCGGACATTGCCCAAGGGATACGAACTTACTTTGTTTGCTCGTGAGGGGAAGGGATATCAAACTCCGGGGAAACGTAGTTTTGTGTTTACTGTTTATACATCTGCGCTTCCTAAACAGATAACGATGGACGGAAAGAAGTTGAAGAAAGTGAAAGCTACTGTTTTCAATGAAAGTATTGAAGGTAATACGGAATCTATTACTTGGACATGGGATAAAGAGGCTCATGTTTGCAAGGTGAAATTGCCCGACGCAGGTGTGCAAAAACAGGTGCTTATCAATTACTAA
- a CDS encoding SusF/SusE family outer membrane protein, with protein sequence MKKNIYEILFFLTGCMFLTACAEDYAELDKGSNVLTLTASTQTLVLNEINHADDALTLKWTTGTNYGTGNKITYKLEVAKAGTNFANAYSESLGSGVYEWTKTVEELNILLSDKLDIVTGTKADLEARITASVVDAEETSTQTSSTSFSVTSYKPVTTTLYLIGDATPTAWSVFEPTEMERSETGVFTWTGKLTVGNLKFITTKGELLPSYNKAESADGLKLVYRSSDSGPDGQFTITKDAIYLVTADLLNLTLTVTETDGSAVRFEKVYFVGSFTNWAFMQMVKDPLRINLFHYGDVFEWNNGGEFKFGTAEGWADMLFAGEANAPYTSTSVVYNSKDDNKWLMKESECGKAYKIALDVTKNKEKMLMKPFTPYTGLYLVGSASPSAWDLANATAMEATSSPYEFTWRGLLSVGELKISCDKKTDWSGAWFMPDTKDKAPTGTTENMLFVDKSSTDFKALYPDVNLGDVDMKWKIAVAGTYVITANQLKETISIVKQ encoded by the coding sequence ATGAAAAAGAATATATATGAAATACTTTTCTTCCTCACAGGCTGTATGTTTTTGACTGCTTGTGCCGAGGATTATGCTGAACTGGATAAAGGAAGCAATGTGCTTACTCTTACAGCAAGCACACAGACGCTGGTACTGAATGAAATCAATCATGCAGATGATGCACTTACTCTAAAGTGGACTACCGGAACAAATTACGGAACCGGGAATAAAATTACTTATAAGCTGGAGGTAGCAAAGGCGGGAACCAATTTTGCCAATGCGTATTCTGAAAGTTTGGGTAGTGGCGTTTATGAATGGACAAAGACCGTAGAAGAGTTGAATATCTTACTGAGTGATAAGCTGGACATTGTAACCGGAACGAAGGCAGATCTTGAAGCGCGTATTACCGCTTCTGTGGTGGATGCAGAAGAAACATCAACACAGACTTCATCGACCTCATTTTCTGTTACCAGTTACAAGCCTGTAACTACTACGCTTTATCTGATTGGCGATGCAACACCTACGGCTTGGAGCGTTTTCGAACCAACAGAAATGGAACGCTCTGAAACAGGTGTTTTTACATGGACAGGTAAGTTAACCGTTGGTAACTTAAAGTTTATCACAACGAAGGGTGAACTCCTTCCGTCATACAATAAAGCTGAGTCTGCCGATGGATTGAAACTCGTCTATCGTTCATCCGATTCTGGTCCTGACGGACAGTTCACAATAACCAAAGATGCAATATACCTTGTAACGGCTGATTTGCTCAATTTAACGCTTACCGTGACCGAAACAGATGGAAGTGCCGTACGTTTTGAAAAGGTGTACTTCGTTGGTTCTTTCACTAACTGGGCATTTATGCAAATGGTAAAAGATCCGCTGCGCATAAATCTATTCCACTATGGCGACGTGTTTGAGTGGAATAATGGCGGTGAGTTTAAATTTGGTACAGCCGAGGGTTGGGCCGATATGTTATTTGCCGGTGAAGCCAATGCTCCTTATACAAGTACATCTGTAGTTTATAATAGTAAGGATGATAACAAATGGCTTATGAAAGAGTCTGAGTGTGGCAAGGCATACAAGATAGCACTTGATGTGACGAAGAATAAAGAAAAGATGCTGATGAAACCATTTACTCCTTATACAGGTCTCTATCTGGTAGGTAGTGCATCTCCTTCCGCCTGGGATTTAGCCAATGCGACAGCTATGGAAGCAACTTCCAGTCCGTATGAGTTTACATGGAGAGGATTATTAAGTGTTGGTGAGCTAAAAATATCATGTGATAAAAAAACAGATTGGAGTGGTGCTTGGTTTATGCCCGATACAAAAGACAAAGCACCTACCGGAACAACCGAAAACATGCTGTTTGTTGATAAATCGAGCACTGATTTCAAAGCTCTGTATCCGGACGTCAATTTGGGTGATGTGGATATGAAATGGAAAATAGCTGTAGCGGGCACATACGTAATTACTGCAAATCAGTTGAAGGAGACTATTTCAATAGTGAAGCAATAG
- a CDS encoding glycoside hydrolase family 66 protein: protein MLFFTSCSKGEEPGQGGGESGGVTKVTTVKSSLAVDISTDKACYKPGEAILFTADNVPAGTKVRYRHLTTVIEEKSLRSVTWTWSAPSNDFTGYMVDLYQTESDGTEVILGSVAIDVSSDWTRFPRYGFVATFGQDKTEEVTREEMAYLNRHHINGVQFQDWHNKHHWPLGGTREKLDDTYTDIANRTIYTSAVKNYIKAQHEFGMKSMFYNLCFGALSDAAADGVKEEWYLFKGASHTSKDSHDLPSSWKSDIYLVNPANAEWQKYMAQRNDDVYTNLDFDGYQIDQLGQRGTLYDYSGAAVNLLKGYASFIEAMKAAHPDKRLVMNAVSSYGAKQIAETGKIDFLYNEVWNDEADFDHLRTIIKANNVYGSDKLKTVFAAYMNYNIADSKGIFNTPGILLTDAVMFALGGSHLELGGDHMLCKEYFPNSNLSMNIALKTAMTHYYDFMTAYENLLRDGGSENVVNLSTTNAKVKLSVWPPKVGYVTALSKVVDNRQVIHLINFSQANNVSWRDLNGDMPEPNLLSALPLQLNSTAKVNKIWVASPDVHGGVPQELAFVQKDGTVSFVLPSLKYWSMVVFE, encoded by the coding sequence ATGTTATTTTTCACGTCTTGTAGCAAAGGCGAAGAACCCGGACAAGGTGGCGGAGAATCAGGCGGTGTTACCAAAGTGACTACTGTCAAATCGAGTCTGGCTGTGGATATTTCTACTGATAAAGCTTGCTATAAGCCGGGAGAGGCGATTTTGTTCACTGCCGATAATGTACCAGCGGGCACGAAAGTCCGTTACCGACATCTGACAACGGTGATTGAAGAGAAAAGTCTGAGATCGGTAACATGGACATGGAGTGCTCCGTCGAATGATTTTACGGGATATATGGTGGATCTGTACCAGACAGAATCTGACGGAACGGAGGTGATTCTTGGCTCTGTTGCCATAGATGTTTCCAGTGATTGGACACGTTTTCCCCGATACGGATTCGTGGCTACTTTTGGTCAGGATAAAACAGAGGAGGTAACGCGCGAAGAGATGGCTTACCTGAACAGGCATCACATCAACGGAGTGCAGTTTCAAGACTGGCATAATAAGCATCACTGGCCTTTGGGTGGTACAAGAGAGAAGTTGGATGATACATATACCGATATTGCCAATCGTACTATTTACACAAGTGCTGTGAAGAACTACATTAAGGCTCAGCATGAGTTTGGCATGAAGTCTATGTTTTACAATTTATGTTTCGGAGCTCTAAGCGATGCGGCTGCCGATGGAGTGAAGGAGGAATGGTATCTTTTTAAAGGTGCTTCACATACTTCCAAAGATAGTCATGATCTGCCAAGTAGCTGGAAGAGCGATATCTATCTGGTGAATCCGGCTAATGCGGAGTGGCAAAAGTATATGGCTCAGCGCAATGATGATGTATATACTAATCTTGATTTCGATGGTTATCAGATAGATCAGTTAGGACAACGAGGCACTCTGTATGATTATAGTGGTGCGGCTGTGAATCTGCTGAAAGGATATGCTTCGTTTATTGAAGCGATGAAGGCTGCGCATCCTGATAAGCGATTGGTGATGAATGCGGTTAGCAGTTATGGGGCTAAACAAATAGCAGAAACAGGGAAGATTGATTTTCTTTATAATGAGGTTTGGAATGATGAGGCTGACTTTGATCATCTGAGAACAATTATCAAGGCAAATAATGTGTATGGGAGTGATAAATTGAAAACGGTTTTTGCTGCGTACATGAATTATAATATTGCCGATTCCAAGGGGATATTTAATACTCCGGGGATATTGCTTACCGATGCGGTGATGTTTGCTTTGGGTGGTTCGCACCTAGAACTTGGTGGTGACCACATGCTGTGCAAAGAGTATTTTCCGAACAGTAACTTATCAATGAACATAGCTCTGAAAACAGCAATGACGCATTATTATGATTTTATGACGGCTTATGAGAATCTGCTCAGAGACGGTGGCAGTGAAAACGTAGTGAATTTGAGCACGACAAATGCAAAGGTGAAACTTTCTGTTTGGCCTCCAAAGGTTGGATATGTTACCGCTTTATCAAAGGTAGTGGATAATAGACAAGTGATTCACCTAATTAACTTTTCTCAGGCAAACAATGTGAGTTGGCGGGATTTGAACGGCGATATGCCTGAACCGAATCTGCTTTCGGCACTTCCTTTGCAATTGAATTCAACTGCTAAAGTGAACAAAATATGGGTGGCTTCGCCCGATGTACATGGTGGTGTGCCACAGGAACTGGCTTTTGTACAGAAAGACGGGACGGTTTCGTTTGTGCTGCCTTCGCTGAAATATTGGTCAATGGTGGTGTTTGAATAA
- a CDS encoding glycoside hydrolase family 97 protein, with translation MKKVLLGMALLLWAVAMKAELIKSPNGELVLNFEVKEGVPVYELSYKGKPVIKESKLGIELEDGNAPASFNDFSKSGKVGQSSLYNGFELVDSKTSTFDETWQPVWGEVKNIRNNYNELTVKLNQPAMERFILIRFRIYDDGIGFRYEFPQQKNLNYFVIAEEHSQFAMAGNHTAYWIAGDYDTQEYDYTTSKLTEIRGLMKASISSNASQTQFSPTSVQTSLMMKSDDGLYINLHEAALVDYSCMHLNLDDKNLVFESWLTPDALGNKGYMQTPCKSPWRTVMVSDDARKILVSHLILNLNEPCKIKDTSWIKPVKYVGVWWEMITGKGSWAYTDELPSVKLGETDYTKTKPNGKHSANNENVRKYIDFAAKNGFDQVLVEGWNEGWEDWFGHSKDDVFDFVTPYPDFDVKALNAYAKSKGVRLMMHHETSSSVRNYERHMDKAYQFMVDNGYNAVKSGYVGNIIPRGEHHYGQWMNNHYLYAIKKAADYKIMVNAHEAVRPTGLCRTYPNLIGNESARGTEYEAFGGSHPDHTTILPFTRLMGGPMDYTPGIFETKIWKVNPNNKSWVRTTLCRQLALYVTMYSPLQMAADLPENYERFMDAFQFIKDVAVDWDDSKYLEAEPGDYITVARKAKGTNNWFVGCTSDENGHLSNLSLDFLDPGKKYQATIYADAKNADYEKNPQAYQITHRVVTNKTKLKLKAAPGGGYAISLIEAK, from the coding sequence ATGAAAAAGGTATTATTGGGTATGGCATTACTCCTTTGGGCAGTAGCGATGAAAGCCGAACTGATAAAATCTCCGAATGGAGAGTTGGTGCTGAACTTTGAGGTAAAAGAGGGTGTGCCGGTATATGAGTTGAGTTACAAGGGTAAGCCTGTTATAAAAGAGAGTAAATTAGGTATTGAACTGGAGGATGGGAATGCGCCTGCCTCTTTCAATGATTTTTCTAAATCAGGTAAAGTGGGTCAATCTTCTTTATACAACGGTTTTGAGTTAGTTGATTCTAAAACTTCTACTTTTGATGAAACATGGCAACCTGTGTGGGGTGAAGTGAAAAACATCAGAAACAACTACAATGAGCTGACAGTGAAACTGAACCAACCGGCAATGGAACGTTTTATTCTAATCCGTTTCCGGATATATGATGATGGAATAGGCTTTCGCTATGAGTTTCCGCAGCAAAAGAATCTGAATTATTTTGTAATCGCTGAAGAGCATTCTCAGTTTGCCATGGCAGGCAATCATACTGCTTATTGGATTGCAGGAGATTATGATACGCAGGAGTATGACTATACAACTTCAAAGTTGACTGAAATAAGAGGGCTGATGAAGGCATCTATCAGTAGCAATGCTTCTCAAACTCAATTTTCGCCAACAAGTGTGCAAACCTCTTTGATGATGAAGAGTGATGACGGGCTATATATCAATCTGCACGAAGCTGCTTTGGTGGATTATTCTTGTATGCATCTGAATCTGGATGATAAGAATTTGGTATTTGAATCGTGGCTGACTCCTGATGCGTTGGGAAATAAAGGATATATGCAGACTCCGTGTAAATCGCCATGGAGAACGGTAATGGTAAGTGACGATGCCCGCAAAATTCTGGTTTCACATCTTATATTGAATCTAAATGAGCCTTGCAAGATAAAAGATACTTCATGGATAAAACCTGTTAAATATGTAGGTGTGTGGTGGGAAATGATTACCGGGAAAGGTTCTTGGGCCTATACTGACGAATTGCCTTCTGTAAAGTTGGGCGAAACGGATTATACCAAGACCAAACCTAATGGCAAGCACTCTGCTAACAATGAGAATGTGAGAAAATATATAGACTTTGCAGCTAAGAATGGTTTTGATCAGGTGTTGGTAGAGGGGTGGAACGAAGGTTGGGAAGACTGGTTCGGGCACTCAAAAGATGATGTATTTGATTTTGTGACTCCTTATCCCGATTTTGATGTGAAAGCATTGAATGCTTATGCGAAAAGTAAAGGGGTTCGCTTGATGATGCATCATGAGACCTCTTCTTCAGTACGCAATTATGAAAGGCACATGGATAAGGCATATCAATTTATGGTAGACAATGGCTATAATGCAGTGAAGAGTGGTTATGTAGGGAATATCATTCCTCGTGGTGAACATCATTACGGGCAATGGATGAATAATCATTATCTGTATGCCATTAAGAAAGCTGCCGATTATAAAATCATGGTGAATGCTCATGAGGCTGTTCGTCCTACCGGACTTTGCCGTACGTATCCTAACCTGATAGGTAATGAGTCTGCCCGTGGTACGGAGTATGAAGCTTTTGGTGGAAGTCATCCGGATCATACCACCATCTTACCTTTTACTCGTTTGATGGGTGGCCCGATGGATTATACTCCGGGCATTTTTGAAACAAAAATATGGAAAGTAAATCCAAATAATAAATCATGGGTGCGCACCACTTTGTGCCGTCAGCTGGCCTTGTATGTTACAATGTATAGTCCTTTGCAGATGGCAGCAGACCTTCCGGAAAACTACGAACGCTTTATGGATGCTTTTCAATTCATCAAAGATGTAGCCGTAGATTGGGATGATAGCAAGTATCTGGAAGCCGAGCCGGGTGATTATATTACGGTAGCTCGCAAAGCGAAAGGCACTAATAACTGGTTTGTTGGTTGTACAAGTGATGAGAATGGACATCTTTCTAATTTGTCTCTTGATTTTCTTGACCCCGGAAAGAAGTATCAGGCAACTATTTATGCCGATGCAAAGAATGCTGATTATGAGAAGAATCCACAAGCCTATCAAATAACGCATCGTGTGGTAACGAATAAAACAAAATTGAAACTAAAAGCGGCTCCGGGAGGAGGATACGCAATCAGTTTGATAGAGGCTAAATAA
- a CDS encoding RagB/SusD family nutrient uptake outer membrane protein, which produces MKKISNILLMLALVTLASCSDFLDKAPTDAVDPESEVTDGVAEALTTACYKSLQSSNLYNQRIWCLDIIAGNSEVGAGGGTDGLETVQASNFTALSDNGYALYVWRSPWVGIGRCNIVLNNLPGANVTESLKNRCMGEAYFLRAHYYYILVRLYGGVPLRLKPYVAGESTAIARNTKDEVYAQIISDCKNAIELLPAKSEYAAEDKGRACKDAALTMLADIYLTLAPDNANYYSEVVKLCDEVTALGYDLSTCNYADNFNPIKNNQAESIFEVQYSGNTKFDFWGADTQSSWRSTFMGPRNSGMVAGAYGWNQPTQEFVDQYEEGDKRKDVTILYDGCKPFNSIEYKKTWSYTGYNVRKFLVSKDIAKESVNDPANFVVYRYADVLLKKAEALNEQGLTSQAAAPLNIVRKRAGLADVQTTLSKEDMREKIIHERRMELAFEGHRWFDMVRINKGEYALSFLKSIGKSNVTKERLLLPIPQTEMDSNTLMTQNPGY; this is translated from the coding sequence ATGAAAAAAATATCAAATATACTATTGATGCTGGCACTTGTAACTTTGGCATCATGCAGCGATTTTCTGGATAAAGCTCCTACTGATGCTGTAGATCCGGAATCGGAAGTAACGGATGGAGTGGCTGAGGCGTTGACTACGGCCTGTTATAAATCTCTTCAATCGTCTAACTTATATAATCAACGTATCTGGTGTCTTGATATTATTGCAGGAAACAGCGAAGTTGGTGCCGGGGGTGGCACAGATGGTCTGGAAACTGTTCAGGCATCTAATTTTACTGCTTTGAGTGATAATGGATATGCACTCTATGTATGGCGCTCTCCATGGGTAGGCATCGGACGCTGCAATATTGTTCTCAACAATCTGCCCGGCGCTAACGTAACAGAAAGTCTTAAGAATCGTTGCATGGGTGAGGCTTACTTCCTGCGTGCTCACTATTATTATATTCTGGTTCGTCTATATGGTGGTGTGCCTTTGAGGCTGAAACCTTATGTAGCGGGTGAATCTACTGCCATCGCGCGTAATACAAAGGATGAGGTGTATGCACAGATTATTTCCGATTGTAAGAATGCCATTGAATTGCTTCCGGCTAAGAGTGAATATGCTGCAGAAGATAAAGGACGCGCCTGCAAGGATGCTGCATTGACTATGCTTGCCGATATTTACCTCACTTTGGCTCCCGATAATGCTAATTATTATAGTGAGGTGGTTAAGCTGTGCGATGAGGTTACTGCATTGGGCTACGATTTATCTACATGCAACTATGCTGATAATTTTAATCCGATAAAAAACAATCAGGCGGAATCTATTTTTGAGGTTCAGTATTCAGGTAATACTAAATTTGATTTTTGGGGAGCCGATACTCAGTCGTCATGGCGGTCTACTTTTATGGGACCTCGTAATTCAGGAATGGTGGCTGGTGCTTATGGATGGAACCAACCTACCCAAGAATTTGTGGATCAGTATGAAGAGGGCGATAAGCGTAAAGATGTGACTATTCTTTATGATGGTTGCAAACCTTTTAATAGCATAGAATATAAGAAAACGTGGTCGTATACCGGATATAATGTGCGTAAGTTCCTTGTATCTAAGGATATTGCTAAAGAATCGGTGAACGATCCTGCCAACTTTGTTGTCTATCGCTATGCCGATGTATTGTTGAAGAAAGCAGAAGCGTTGAATGAACAGGGGTTGACTTCACAAGCTGCCGCACCGTTGAATATTGTACGTAAACGTGCCGGATTAGCGGATGTTCAAACTACTTTGTCGAAAGAGGATATGCGCGAAAAAATTATTCATGAGCGCAGAATGGAACTGGCTTTTGAGGGACATCGCTGGTTTGATATGGTTCGTATCAACAAGGGTGAGTATGCGCTTTCATTCCTAAAATCAATAGGAAAAAGCAATGTAACAAAAGAACGTCTTCTGTTGCCTATTCCGCAAACAGAGATGGACTCAAATACACTGATGACACAGAATCCAGGTTATTAA